A window from Shewanella livingstonensis encodes these proteins:
- a CDS encoding MFS transporter produces the protein MKKVPLKLKHLRWLVVSLVALATVINYIDRSALAIMWPGIAEDLGLDKSDYANIITVFMISYAIGQSLFGKIFDAIGTRLGFLLSIVVWSVSIALHAVAASVTSFAIFRAMLGLGEAGNWPGATKANAEWFPIKERALAQGIFNAGASLGSIIAPPLIAFLYAFLGWQATFIVIGSLGILWILPWLIVYKSSPDSHPWITEEERQHILTGQRCTSEKQQDKEYVPTMGQLLRHRQTWGVIAARFFIDPIWWLFVAWLPLYLNEKFGFDVKQIGAFAWLPYVGAAIGALFGGWFSGHLMSRGWSVNKARRSAIVLGCVVMLPALLLTSLAATPWMAMGLIALILFGFQTAIGNVQTLPSDYFSGKTVGTLAGISGTSAVLSVIITIQLVPMMTKGGDYTPFFILGAALVPLALISLWLGGKIEPVKRKA, from the coding sequence ATGAAAAAAGTCCCCCTTAAATTGAAGCACCTACGTTGGCTTGTTGTCAGCTTAGTGGCACTCGCTACCGTCATTAACTACATCGACCGATCTGCCCTTGCCATTATGTGGCCAGGCATTGCAGAAGATTTAGGTTTAGATAAAAGTGATTATGCCAACATTATTACCGTGTTCATGATCTCATACGCAATTGGTCAGTCTCTATTTGGTAAGATATTTGATGCTATTGGCACGCGCCTAGGTTTTTTACTATCCATTGTCGTGTGGTCGGTCTCAATCGCCCTGCATGCTGTTGCAGCAAGCGTTACCTCATTTGCTATTTTTAGAGCCATGCTCGGGCTAGGTGAAGCCGGTAACTGGCCTGGCGCAACCAAAGCGAATGCTGAATGGTTTCCGATTAAAGAACGCGCTCTAGCACAAGGCATCTTCAATGCTGGTGCGTCTTTAGGCTCGATTATCGCCCCACCATTGATTGCCTTTTTGTATGCCTTTTTAGGATGGCAGGCAACCTTTATCGTCATTGGTAGTTTGGGTATTCTTTGGATTTTACCTTGGTTGATTGTTTATAAATCATCACCAGACTCACACCCATGGATCACTGAAGAAGAACGCCAACATATCTTAACCGGACAACGATGCACTTCAGAGAAACAACAGGACAAAGAATATGTGCCCACTATGGGGCAGTTATTACGTCACCGTCAAACTTGGGGAGTGATTGCAGCACGTTTCTTTATCGACCCAATCTGGTGGTTATTTGTTGCTTGGCTACCATTGTATTTAAACGAAAAATTTGGCTTTGATGTTAAACAAATTGGTGCATTTGCTTGGTTACCTTATGTAGGTGCTGCCATCGGAGCACTATTTGGTGGTTGGTTTAGCGGCCACTTAATGAGCCGAGGCTGGTCAGTAAATAAAGCCCGTCGTAGTGCAATTGTCCTAGGTTGTGTGGTTATGCTGCCAGCACTATTACTCACATCTCTCGCCGCAACGCCTTGGATGGCAATGGGCCTTATAGCGCTTATATTATTTGGCTTTCAAACCGCTATTGGCAACGTACAAACCTTACCTAGCGATTACTTCTCAGGTAAAACCGTTGGTACCTTGGCAGGCATTAGTGGCACATCGGCAGTATTAAGCGTGATTATCACCATCCAATTAGTACCGATGATGACCAAAGGTGGTGACTATACGCCGTTCTTTATTTTAGGTGCGGCATTAGTTCCATTAGCATTAATTTCGTTGTGGTTAGGCGGAAAAATTGAACCGGTAAAAAGGAAGGCATAA
- a CDS encoding sugar kinase — translation MKSLFLFGECMVELQRVTATSLQQSFAGDVYNTGVYLKRTFSDVNTHFVTAIGEDSFSQAMLQRFEDENINTDMVFKSTDKIAGLYAIQTDSKGERSFTYWRNDSAAKQIMQFIDDAAISKISQADMVFFSGISLAVIKEEDRDAFWLLIKQCKQAGVSIVFDPNYRARMWHSPDQAKAQFDIAFSVADVVLPGVDDFNQLYGISSVEDIIAFCQPYDINELVIKNGENGINYLINGQQQHFSITPVTNVVDTTSAGDSFNGVYLGARLTGADISTAIKLASQAAGFVIQHKGAIAPKIEFHQFIERQKLIMQ, via the coding sequence GTGAAGAGTCTGTTTTTATTTGGTGAGTGCATGGTTGAATTACAGCGTGTAACGGCCACCAGCTTACAGCAATCTTTTGCTGGTGATGTATATAACACTGGGGTTTACCTTAAACGTACCTTTAGTGATGTTAACACGCACTTTGTCACAGCCATTGGCGAAGATAGTTTTAGCCAGGCCATGTTGCAGCGCTTTGAAGATGAAAATATTAATACTGATATGGTCTTTAAAAGTACTGACAAAATTGCTGGTCTGTATGCAATACAAACTGACAGTAAAGGCGAGCGCAGCTTTACATACTGGCGCAATGATTCTGCCGCCAAGCAAATCATGCAATTTATTGACGATGCAGCCATCAGTAAAATATCTCAGGCAGATATGGTGTTTTTTTCAGGCATTTCTTTAGCGGTGATTAAGGAAGAAGATCGAGACGCATTTTGGTTACTGATTAAACAATGTAAGCAAGCGGGTGTCAGTATTGTATTTGACCCTAACTACCGCGCAAGAATGTGGCACAGTCCAGACCAGGCAAAGGCACAGTTTGATATTGCGTTTAGTGTGGCCGATGTCGTACTGCCAGGTGTTGATGACTTTAATCAACTTTACGGTATTAGCTCCGTTGAAGACATTATTGCGTTCTGCCAGCCTTACGACATTAACGAGCTGGTGATAAAAAATGGTGAAAACGGCATTAATTATCTGATTAATGGCCAGCAACAGCATTTCTCAATCACACCAGTAACGAATGTTGTCGACACAACATCAGCGGGTGACTCATTTAACGGGGTGTATTTAGGCGCACGCTTAACTGGCGCAGATATCAGCACAGCGATAAAGTTAGCCTCCCAAGCAGCAGGATTTGTGATCCAACATAAAGGCGCCATTGCACCTAAAATTGAGTTTCATCAATTTATTGAACGTCAAAAATTAATCATGCAATAA
- a CDS encoding class I SAM-dependent methyltransferase yields MDYLAINKHAWNQRTQIHLDSTFYDLEAFIQGKSSLNPIELEQVGDVHHKSLLHLQCHFGQDSLSWARLGANVTGVDLSSESIATAKKLAAQLHLPATFINNDIYQFGDHNTEQYDIVFTSYGVLAWLPDLTRWAQTIAGALRPGGEFHLVEFHPFNDVLCGYGYFPQTQPDIEDEVTYTENHNDQIETVVTWPHPISEVISALISAGLHIEAFNEHPYSPYNCVEGLEFVVGKGYQLKHQGHLIPLIYSIKASKVG; encoded by the coding sequence ATGGACTATTTAGCCATCAATAAACACGCATGGAACCAGCGAACTCAAATCCATCTCGACTCAACATTTTATGACTTAGAGGCATTTATCCAAGGTAAGTCATCATTAAACCCCATTGAACTTGAACAAGTCGGCGATGTGCACCACAAAAGCCTGTTGCACCTACAATGTCACTTTGGACAAGACAGCTTATCGTGGGCAAGGCTTGGCGCCAATGTCACTGGCGTAGATTTATCAAGCGAATCGATTGCAACTGCAAAAAAGCTGGCTGCTCAATTACACTTACCAGCAACATTCATCAACAATGACATCTATCAATTTGGTGATCACAATACAGAGCAATATGACATCGTATTCACCTCTTATGGGGTGTTAGCTTGGTTACCCGATTTAACTCGCTGGGCGCAAACCATTGCAGGAGCATTACGTCCAGGCGGTGAATTTCATTTGGTTGAGTTCCACCCTTTTAATGATGTGCTGTGTGGTTATGGCTACTTTCCACAAACACAACCGGATATCGAAGATGAAGTCACCTACACCGAAAACCACAACGACCAAATTGAAACGGTAGTCACTTGGCCGCACCCGATAAGTGAAGTCATTAGCGCACTTATTAGTGCAGGACTTCACATCGAAGCATTCAATGAACATCCTTATAGCCCCTACAACTGCGTTGAAGGTTTGGAGTTTGTGGTAGGTAAAGGTTACCAGCTAAAACATCAAGGTCACCTCATCCCACTTATTTACTCTATTAAAGCAAGTAAAGTGGGATAA
- a CDS encoding sterol desaturase family protein encodes MDMDLLITHPEWLLLVLAPIFFGCILLEWWFGVRAQRLPSNAQYRPAEVLCNFVLAGMHQVADIIAGLFIAKIYLHFFGWRLFDIEMTLFTFGLLLIAQDFCYYWFHRASHRIRWMWAAHVVHHSSENMNFSTAFRQSLMYPLAGMWLFWLPLVVIGFDPNWVVFAVLLNLGLQFFVHTQAIKSLGPLELIFNTPSHHRVHHGRNPQYIDKNYAGVLIIWDKLFGTFEPENETVIYGITKPVNSFNPLVVTFSEWRDMWGDVTQAQLSLKQRLRILFAPPSTHQQSSTKTDI; translated from the coding sequence GGTGGTTTGGTGTTCGCGCCCAGCGATTACCGAGTAATGCTCAATATCGTCCTGCCGAAGTATTGTGTAATTTTGTATTGGCTGGTATGCACCAGGTGGCGGACATCATCGCTGGCTTGTTTATTGCGAAGATATATTTACACTTTTTCGGTTGGCGCTTATTTGATATTGAAATGACATTATTCACTTTTGGTTTATTGTTGATTGCTCAAGACTTTTGTTATTACTGGTTCCATCGTGCTAGCCATCGTATTCGCTGGATGTGGGCGGCGCATGTGGTGCATCACAGTTCAGAAAACATGAATTTCAGCACTGCATTTAGACAAAGCTTAATGTACCCATTGGCAGGAATGTGGCTGTTTTGGTTGCCTTTAGTGGTGATTGGCTTTGATCCTAATTGGGTGGTGTTTGCAGTATTACTTAATCTGGGATTGCAGTTTTTTGTTCATACCCAAGCGATTAAGTCGTTAGGGCCGCTAGAATTGATTTTTAATACACCGTCCCATCACCGGGTTCATCATGGCCGTAACCCACAATACATCGACAAAAATTATGCTGGCGTATTGATTATATGGGACAAACTATTTGGAACCTTTGAGCCAGAAAATGAAACGGTGATTTATGGCATCACTAAGCCGGTAAACAGTTTTAACCCGTTAGTGGTAACGTTTAGTGAATGGCGCGACATGTGGGGTGATGTTACCCAAGCGCAATTATCTCTAAAACAACGTTTACGGATATTATTTGCACCGCCTTCAACACATCAACAGTCATCCACTAAAACCGATATTTGA